A single Aminobacterium mobile DSM 12262 DNA region contains:
- the fliM gene encoding flagellar motor switch protein FliM: MCPDVLSQNEIDSLLDALSSGSFDLDSMSADSEERKIKVYDFRRPDKFSKDQLRAIQMIHESFARQLTTTLSTMVRSMVSAEVASVDQLAYDEFVRSLVQPTVIGILEMYPFSGNALIEINPNLVFAIIDRMLGGKGEFSGKARDLTDIERMVIERVIMRMLELLEESWSTVVDVRFRFENMESNPFFVQICPGTDMVLLVILKLKVADVEGMISICIPYFLMEPLMDKLSSQQWFASTGRKKEEGAREAIVRHLGNVRIPVAVELGHTILSVDDVLQLRTGDVVKLDETVDGAADIRVGNMIKFQGRPGSLDDCYAIEVLNILYDEEMIPDNEGGVKDDR; encoded by the coding sequence ATGTGCCCAGACGTTCTTTCACAAAACGAAATAGACTCTTTGCTAGATGCTCTCTCGAGTGGCAGTTTTGATTTAGATTCTATGAGTGCTGATTCTGAAGAGAGAAAAATTAAGGTTTATGATTTCCGAAGACCTGATAAATTCAGCAAAGATCAGCTCCGGGCTATACAGATGATTCATGAATCTTTTGCCAGACAGCTGACCACCACTCTTTCTACCATGGTCCGTTCTATGGTATCTGCGGAGGTTGCTTCTGTAGATCAATTGGCTTACGATGAATTTGTCCGCTCTCTTGTTCAGCCGACAGTTATAGGAATATTGGAGATGTATCCCTTTAGCGGGAATGCTTTGATTGAGATTAATCCTAACTTAGTATTCGCCATTATTGATCGAATGTTAGGTGGTAAAGGCGAATTTTCGGGGAAAGCTCGTGATCTTACAGATATTGAGCGTATGGTTATAGAACGAGTTATTATGAGGATGCTCGAACTTCTCGAAGAAAGCTGGAGTACTGTAGTAGATGTTCGCTTCCGTTTTGAAAACATGGAGAGCAACCCATTTTTTGTCCAAATTTGTCCTGGCACCGATATGGTGTTGTTAGTAATTTTAAAACTGAAAGTGGCAGATGTGGAAGGGATGATCAGTATTTGTATTCCCTATTTCCTTATGGAACCTTTAATGGACAAATTAAGCTCTCAGCAGTGGTTCGCTTCCACTGGGCGAAAGAAAGAAGAAGGGGCGAGAGAGGCTATTGTTCGCCATCTCGGGAATGTTCGAATTCCTGTGGCTGTGGAGTTGGGGCATACGATTCTCAGTGTTGATGATGTTTTACAGCTTCGTACTGGGGATGTAGTAAAACTAGATGAGACGGTAGATGGTGCCGCTGATATTCGTGTAGGCAACATGATAAAGTTTCAGGGACGCCCAGGAAGCCTAGACGACTGTTATGCAATAGAGGTATTAAACATTCTCTATGACGAAGAGATGATTCCCGATAACGAGGGAGGAGTCAAAGATGATAGATGA